A genomic stretch from Enterobacter dykesii includes:
- the thiE gene encoding thiamine phosphate synthase — MYQPDFPPVPYRLGLYPVVDSVAWIERLLEAGVRTIQLRIKDKRDEEVEADVVAAIELGRRHNARLFINDYWRLAVKHRAYGVHLGQEDLETTDLSAIREAGLRLGVSTHDDMEIDVALAARPSYIALGHVFPTQTKQMPSAPQGLTQLASHVKRLADYPTVAIGGISLERAQAVLETGVGSIAVVSAISQAADWRSATEQLLKLAGAGDERS; from the coding sequence ATGTACCAGCCCGATTTCCCGCCCGTCCCCTACCGTTTAGGGCTCTATCCGGTGGTGGACAGCGTGGCGTGGATAGAGCGACTGCTGGAGGCAGGCGTTCGCACAATTCAGCTGCGCATCAAGGATAAGCGCGATGAGGAGGTGGAAGCCGATGTGGTTGCCGCCATTGAGCTGGGGCGTCGGCATAACGCCCGCCTGTTTATCAACGATTACTGGCGGCTGGCCGTTAAGCACCGGGCGTACGGCGTGCATCTGGGTCAGGAGGACCTGGAAACAACGGATCTGAGCGCTATCCGCGAAGCCGGACTGCGTCTTGGCGTTTCAACACACGATGACATGGAGATCGACGTGGCCCTGGCGGCCCGTCCGTCTTACATCGCGCTCGGTCACGTCTTCCCGACGCAAACCAAGCAGATGCCCTCCGCACCGCAGGGGCTGACGCAGCTGGCGAGTCACGTTAAACGCCTTGCCGATTACCCCACCGTCGCCATCGGCGGAATCAGCCTTGAACGTGCCCAGGCGGTGCTGGAGACCGGCGTCGGCAGCATCGCCGTCGTCAGCGCCATCAGCCAGGCCGCAGACTGGCGGTCCGCCACCGAACAGCTTTTAAAGCTGGCAGGAGCGGGCGATGAACGATCGTGA